TCCCAACGCCTTTTTTACTCTCCATTGCAGGTCGGTCACGACACAATATCCGTATCCACGAAATGCCCCGAAGACAAACCATGAAAACGCAATCAGCATCACAGCCAGCAGATGAAAACGTCGCGCAGCCGGGACTGTCCATCCAAGGATGCAGAAGATCATCATTCCCATGTGAACCATGTATAAGAGTCGATCTGTCATCCGCAGCACTATTCTCATGGCTTCTCCTTTTTATGCGCCG
The window above is part of the Candidatus Methylomirabilis tolerans genome. Proteins encoded here:
- a CDS encoding DUF2784 family protein; amino-acid sequence: MRIVLRMTDRLLYMVHMGMMIFCILGWTVPAARRFHLLAVMLIAFSWFVFGAFRGYGYCVVTDLQWRVKKALGESPLQASFVKYQLDRLTGRDLDARSVEVFTQACFYVSVIASIYVNFAF